Proteins encoded together in one Salvelinus fontinalis isolate EN_2023a chromosome 6, ASM2944872v1, whole genome shotgun sequence window:
- the LOC129858233 gene encoding LIM and calponin homology domains-containing protein 1-like isoform X10: protein MEAEDTESPQRSIRDSGYIDCWDSERSDSLSPPRHGREDSFDSLDSFGSRSRQTPSPDVLVARGIGSDGRGSDSESDAGPHGGRKLPDVRKDDMLARRTSVSEPRVMVPFNQYLPNKSNASGYVPTPLRKKRGDHEGREESSGGGGGNRKSWSTATSPIGGDIPFRFSHKAASVSDDPESVSMIDMRCEEDAILPHHSQVRHELMHNQYNMMKEEEDHWQDDLARWKSRRRSVSQDLIKKEEERKMMEKLMTGEGGAISQRRKSIKTYREIVEEKERRENDLREAYRLARNPEEAALVLHRYAQRFTISEAALERLQLPKLLDRSISEDPTTTTNTHLTLTPTSCSPTPTFPEEDTNGPLKYLRQQSLPAPKFTATVEAQVVGFPQGLSHRPQIRSRKPEPNPSIRAVSPKSVPLLIPKPYNQPKGMQMLVGPRPDKVDGLLRVNGDMGNEEVTTPESEGRTSPLQFYPSPATPTASPDGSDTHPCEATPPPTHSPSPRASPLPAVAQCGTGTAVTSSSVPAESDAQEKGNAQESTPPSRPTSLPSELQSTECLVEAGGRSAAGPLGEEPNTTETAVHPSPATESQQAPKEQTEVCMNATATRQNATVLRPVLSEHATQQAQPMTAPVSEPSLESSQRADEVATLADPGPVRNKAPCEAPTTELANSASYPPGTGNPRLGLRWEFFTTPEGAEQERGTAAVTQVSSPVVAHAKRGDRWSWDPNEERKRQERWQQEQERMLQEKYQHEQEKLKQEWERAQREVEDEERRYHEEERRILEETVAPLTPLSSTLPSPIRGDTPGPMDPQDTIVRSLADWERKQELLERQGGNTERVVWKGQDNDRSSDISTASRDDSLKTAVSSISQNISQTDKLTPSLQNGQRAPPTMAVPQPPNKKQNTEVLLDCTKPSQQAPSRDRRCGSIESMGRSPSNSPTTCTSDMPQSPNRSVSGKKLCSSCGHPLGKGAAMIIETLSLYFHIQCFKCGVCKGQLGDTTTGTDVRIRNGLLNCHQCYIRSRSAGQPTTL from the exons GCCGTGGCAGCGACTCCGAGTCCGACGCCGGACCCCATGGAGGCAGGAAGCTGCCGGACGTGCGCAAGGATGACATGCTGGCTCGGCGGACCTCGGTGAGCGAGCCCCGCGTGATGGTGCCCTTCAATCAGTACCTGCCCAACAAGAGCAATGCCAGTGGCTACGTGCCCACACCGCTGCGCAAGAAAAGGGGTGACCACGAGGGCCGGGAGGAGAGCAGTGGAGGGGGTGGGGGCAACCGCAAGAGCTGGAGTACCGCCACCTCGCCCATAGGAGGCGATATACCCTTCAG ATTCAGTCACAAAGCTGCTAGTGTATCAGATGACCCAGA GAGTGTGAGTATGATTGACATGCGTTGTGAGGAGGACGCCATCTTGCCACACCACAGCCAGGTGCGCCACGAGCTCATGCACAACCAGTACAACATGATGAAGGAGGAAGAGGACCACTGGCAGGAC gaCCTAGCCCGGTGGAAGAGTCGCAGGAGAAGCGTCTCCCAGGACCTGAttaagaaggaggaagagaggaagatgaTGGAGAAGCTGATGACGGGTGAGGGAGGGGCCATCTCTCAGAGGAGGAAGAGCATCAAAACCTACCGGGAGATTGTTGAGGAGAA GGAGCGTCGTGAGAACGACCTCCGCGAGGCCTACCGGTTGGCCCGTAACCCTGAGGAGGCGGCGTTGGTCCTCCACCGCTACGCCCAGCGCTTCACCATCAGTGAAGCGGCGCTGGAGCGCCTGCAACTGCCCAAACTGCTGGACAGGAGCATCTCTGAGGatcccaccactaccaccaacacacATCTCACCCTCACCCCCACTTCCTGTTCTCCCACCCCCACCTTCCCGGAAGAAGATACAAATGGCCCCCTGAAGTACCTGAGGCAGCAGTCGCTTCCGGCACCCAAGTTTACCGCTACTGTTGAGGCCCAGGTGGTGGGGTTCCCCCAGGGTCTGTCTCATCGCCCCCAGATTCGGTCGCGCAAGCCTGAACCAAACCCCTCTATCCGGGCCGTCTCACCCAAGTCTGTGCCTTTGCTGATACCCAAGCCTTACAATCAACCTAAGGGCATGCAGATGCTGGTGGGACCCAGGCCAGACAAG GTGGACGGCTTGCTGCGAGTGAACGGCGACATGGGAAATGAGGAGGTCACCACTCCAGAGAGCGAGGGAAGGACCTCCCCTCTACAGTTCTACCCCTCCCCTGCCACACCTACAGCCTCCCCTGATGGTTCCGACACACACCCATGTGAGGCCACTCCCCCACCCACACATAGCCCCTCCCCCAGGGCAAGCCCATTACCAGCTGTGGCACAGTGTGGCACAGGCACCGCAGTGACATCTTCTTCAGTGCCAGCAGAAAGTGATGCCCAGGAGAAGGGCAATGCACAGGAGTCTACCCCGCCTAGCCGGCCCACCTCACTGCCCTCG GAGCTGCAGAGCACAGAGTGTCTTGTGGAGGCGGGAGGCAGGTCTGCTGCAGGCCCACTGGGGGAGGAGCCCAACACAACAGAGACTGCAGTACATCCCTCTCCAGCTACAG AATCACAACAAGCTCCCAAAGAACAAACAGAAGTGTGTATGAATGCCACAGCGACTAGACAGAACGCCACTGTCCTCCGTCCAGTCCTATCAGAGCACGCCACACAACAAGCTCAACCAATGACCGCACCG GTCAGTGAGCCCAGCCTGGAGTCTTCTCAGAGAGCAGATGAAGTTGCTACCTTGGCTGATCCAGGACCTGTCAGAAACAAAGCACCATGTGAAGCTCCCACAACAG AGTTGGCTAACAGTGCCAGTTACCCACCAGGAACCGGCAACCCTAGGTTAGGCCTACGTTGGGAATTCTTCACCACGCCAG AGGGGGCAGAGCAGGAGCGTGGTACAGCAGCG GTCACTCAGGTGTCATCCCCGGTAGTGGCCCATGCTAAGCGGGGTGACCGCTGGTCTTGGGACCCAAATGAGGAGCGAAAGCGTCAGGAAAGGTGGCAGCAAGAGCAGGAGCGCATGCTTCAG GAGAAGTACCAGCATGAGCAGGAGAAGCTGAAACAGGAGTGGGAGAGAGCGCAAAGAGAGGTggaagacgaggagaggagatacCATGAGGag GAGCGAAGGATACTAGAGGAGACTGTGGCCCCTCtgacccccctctcctccaccctgccctCGCCCATCCGGGGGGACACCCCCGGGCCCATGGACCCCCAGGACACCATCGTCCGGTCGCTGGCCGACTGGGAACGCAAGCAGGAGCTGCTGGAGAGGCAGGGG gggaacacagagagagtggTATGGAAAGGACAAGATAACGACAGGAGTAGTGACATCAGCACAGCGTCCAGAGATGATAGTCTGAAAACAGCAGTCAG CTCAATCAGCCAGAACATCAGTCAGACAGACAAGCTGACGCCGAGTTTGCAGAATGGTCAGAGAGCACCACCCACCATGGCCGTTCCCCAGCCCCCCAACAAGAAACAAAATACAGAGGTCTTACTAGACTGCACCAAACCCAGCCAGCAGGCGCCCTCTCGGGACAGGAG GTGTGGCTCCATTGAATCCATGGGGCGCAGTCCATCAAACTCACCCACCACATGCACATCCGATATGCCTCAATCTCCAAACAG GTCGGTGAGCGGTAAGAAGCTGTGCTCCAGTTGCGGTCACCCTTTGGGAAAAGGGGCGGCCATGATTATTGAGACCCTCAGCCTTTACTTCCACATCCAGTGCTTTAAG TGTGGGGTCTGTAAGGGACAGCTGGGTGACACCACCACGGGGACAGACGTGAGGATCCGGAACGGCCTCCTCAACTGCCACCAGTGCTACATCCGCTCCCGTT CAGCCGGCCAGCCAACCACATTGTGA
- the LOC129858233 gene encoding LIM and calponin homology domains-containing protein 1-like isoform X11 encodes MTTSIIVTSPLSPRASLDTTRKFPTMIYREEAGQKKVGLSISLARDTGRNDDVWARRALTSPKHGGTTGPNQFLPVPSAGATTTLTITCQGRMGKSDVEGREGNKPAVGKCPSWLDDDLPPIFSHKAASVSDDPESVSMIDMRCEEDAILPHHSQVRHELMHNQYNMMKEEEDHWQDDLARWKSRRRSVSQDLIKKEEERKMMEKLMTGEGGAISQRRKSIKTYREIVEEKERRENDLREAYRLARNPEEAALVLHRYAQRFTISEAALERLQLPKLLDRSISEDPTTTTNTHLTLTPTSCSPTPTFPEEDTNGPLKYLRQQSLPAPKFTATVEAQVVGFPQGLSHRPQIRSRKPEPNPSIRAVSPKSVPLLIPKPYNQPKGMQMLVGPRPDKVDGLLRVNGDMGNEEVTTPESEGRTSPLQFYPSPATPTASPDGSDTHPCEATPPPTHSPSPRASPLPAVAQCGTGTAVTSSSVPAESDAQEKGNAQESTPPSRPTSLPSELQSTECLVEAGGRSAAGPLGEEPNTTETAVHPSPATESQQAPKEQTEVCMNATATRQNATVLRPVLSEHATQQAQPMTAPVSEPSLESSQRADEVATLADPGPVRNKAPCEAPTTELANSASYPPGTGNPRLGLRWEFFTTPEGAEQERGTAAVTQVSSPVVAHAKRGDRWSWDPNEERKRQERWQQEQERMLQEKYQHEQEKLKQEWERAQREVEDEERRYHEEERRILEETVAPLTPLSSTLPSPIRGDTPGPMDPQDTIVRSLADWERKQELLERQGGNTERVVWKGQDNDRSSDISTASRDDSLKTAVSSISQNISQTDKLTPSLQNGQRAPPTMAVPQPPNKKQNTEVLLDCTKPSQQAPSRDRRCGSIESMGRSPSNSPTTCTSDMPQSPNRSVSGKKLCSSCGHPLGKGAAMIIETLSLYFHIQCFKCGVCKGQLGDTTTGTDVRIRNGLLNCHQCYIRSRSAGQPTTL; translated from the exons ATGACTACCTCCATCATCGTGACGAGCCCCCTTAGCCCCAGGGCCAGCCTGGACACAACCAGGAAGTTCCCTACCATGATTTACAGGGAGGAGGCAGGGCAAAAGAAGGTGGGGCTGTCCATATCCCTGGCGAGAGACACGGGGAGGAATGACGACGTATGGGCTCGCCGTGCCCTTACCTCGCCAAAACACGGCGGCACCACTGGTCCAAACCAGTTCCTGCCTGTTCCTTCAGCCGGGGCAACCACCACGCTGACCATCACCTGCCAGGGTCGCATGGGCAAGTCGGATGTTGAAGGTCGCGAGGGCAACAAACCGGCGGTGGGGAAATGTCCATCTTGGCTTGACGACGACCTCCCGCCAAT ATTCAGTCACAAAGCTGCTAGTGTATCAGATGACCCAGA GAGTGTGAGTATGATTGACATGCGTTGTGAGGAGGACGCCATCTTGCCACACCACAGCCAGGTGCGCCACGAGCTCATGCACAACCAGTACAACATGATGAAGGAGGAAGAGGACCACTGGCAGGAC gaCCTAGCCCGGTGGAAGAGTCGCAGGAGAAGCGTCTCCCAGGACCTGAttaagaaggaggaagagaggaagatgaTGGAGAAGCTGATGACGGGTGAGGGAGGGGCCATCTCTCAGAGGAGGAAGAGCATCAAAACCTACCGGGAGATTGTTGAGGAGAA GGAGCGTCGTGAGAACGACCTCCGCGAGGCCTACCGGTTGGCCCGTAACCCTGAGGAGGCGGCGTTGGTCCTCCACCGCTACGCCCAGCGCTTCACCATCAGTGAAGCGGCGCTGGAGCGCCTGCAACTGCCCAAACTGCTGGACAGGAGCATCTCTGAGGatcccaccactaccaccaacacacATCTCACCCTCACCCCCACTTCCTGTTCTCCCACCCCCACCTTCCCGGAAGAAGATACAAATGGCCCCCTGAAGTACCTGAGGCAGCAGTCGCTTCCGGCACCCAAGTTTACCGCTACTGTTGAGGCCCAGGTGGTGGGGTTCCCCCAGGGTCTGTCTCATCGCCCCCAGATTCGGTCGCGCAAGCCTGAACCAAACCCCTCTATCCGGGCCGTCTCACCCAAGTCTGTGCCTTTGCTGATACCCAAGCCTTACAATCAACCTAAGGGCATGCAGATGCTGGTGGGACCCAGGCCAGACAAG GTGGACGGCTTGCTGCGAGTGAACGGCGACATGGGAAATGAGGAGGTCACCACTCCAGAGAGCGAGGGAAGGACCTCCCCTCTACAGTTCTACCCCTCCCCTGCCACACCTACAGCCTCCCCTGATGGTTCCGACACACACCCATGTGAGGCCACTCCCCCACCCACACATAGCCCCTCCCCCAGGGCAAGCCCATTACCAGCTGTGGCACAGTGTGGCACAGGCACCGCAGTGACATCTTCTTCAGTGCCAGCAGAAAGTGATGCCCAGGAGAAGGGCAATGCACAGGAGTCTACCCCGCCTAGCCGGCCCACCTCACTGCCCTCG GAGCTGCAGAGCACAGAGTGTCTTGTGGAGGCGGGAGGCAGGTCTGCTGCAGGCCCACTGGGGGAGGAGCCCAACACAACAGAGACTGCAGTACATCCCTCTCCAGCTACAG AATCACAACAAGCTCCCAAAGAACAAACAGAAGTGTGTATGAATGCCACAGCGACTAGACAGAACGCCACTGTCCTCCGTCCAGTCCTATCAGAGCACGCCACACAACAAGCTCAACCAATGACCGCACCG GTCAGTGAGCCCAGCCTGGAGTCTTCTCAGAGAGCAGATGAAGTTGCTACCTTGGCTGATCCAGGACCTGTCAGAAACAAAGCACCATGTGAAGCTCCCACAACAG AGTTGGCTAACAGTGCCAGTTACCCACCAGGAACCGGCAACCCTAGGTTAGGCCTACGTTGGGAATTCTTCACCACGCCAG AGGGGGCAGAGCAGGAGCGTGGTACAGCAGCG GTCACTCAGGTGTCATCCCCGGTAGTGGCCCATGCTAAGCGGGGTGACCGCTGGTCTTGGGACCCAAATGAGGAGCGAAAGCGTCAGGAAAGGTGGCAGCAAGAGCAGGAGCGCATGCTTCAG GAGAAGTACCAGCATGAGCAGGAGAAGCTGAAACAGGAGTGGGAGAGAGCGCAAAGAGAGGTggaagacgaggagaggagatacCATGAGGag GAGCGAAGGATACTAGAGGAGACTGTGGCCCCTCtgacccccctctcctccaccctgccctCGCCCATCCGGGGGGACACCCCCGGGCCCATGGACCCCCAGGACACCATCGTCCGGTCGCTGGCCGACTGGGAACGCAAGCAGGAGCTGCTGGAGAGGCAGGGG gggaacacagagagagtggTATGGAAAGGACAAGATAACGACAGGAGTAGTGACATCAGCACAGCGTCCAGAGATGATAGTCTGAAAACAGCAGTCAG CTCAATCAGCCAGAACATCAGTCAGACAGACAAGCTGACGCCGAGTTTGCAGAATGGTCAGAGAGCACCACCCACCATGGCCGTTCCCCAGCCCCCCAACAAGAAACAAAATACAGAGGTCTTACTAGACTGCACCAAACCCAGCCAGCAGGCGCCCTCTCGGGACAGGAG GTGTGGCTCCATTGAATCCATGGGGCGCAGTCCATCAAACTCACCCACCACATGCACATCCGATATGCCTCAATCTCCAAACAG GTCGGTGAGCGGTAAGAAGCTGTGCTCCAGTTGCGGTCACCCTTTGGGAAAAGGGGCGGCCATGATTATTGAGACCCTCAGCCTTTACTTCCACATCCAGTGCTTTAAG TGTGGGGTCTGTAAGGGACAGCTGGGTGACACCACCACGGGGACAGACGTGAGGATCCGGAACGGCCTCCTCAACTGCCACCAGTGCTACATCCGCTCCCGTT CAGCCGGCCAGCCAACCACATTGTGA